From the genome of Cryomorphaceae bacterium, one region includes:
- a CDS encoding sodium:proton antiporter, with amino-acid sequence MEIAMIVVFVLGYIAIALEHPLKIDKAATSLITGMVCWALFVFTHVEPLEVEQGLMHHLYDIANILFFLMGAMTIVELVDAHEGFAVITNRIKTTNKVKLMWILCTLTFFFSAALDNLTTSIVMVSLLRKLIANKQSRWVFAGIIIISANAGGAWSPIGDVTTTMLWIKGQLPDVGIIVSHLIIPSLVAMIVPLTIMSFMLRGNVARPRKAEGIDHYTNPTTNFERSFIFGLGLAGLLFVPFFKTITHLPPFMGMMLSLGVLWATTEIIHRNKNREQKSKLSVLHVLQKIDTASVLFFLGILLAVSALQEVGHLGAAAKFLDEKIGNLYAINMTIGLLSAIVDNVPLVAAAQGMYPMIPDTDFEASGRFWQFLAYCAGTGGSALIIGSAAGVAVMGLEKIDFVWYMKKFSLLAISGYLAGAGTYYLMFS; translated from the coding sequence ATGGAAATAGCAATGATTGTGGTGTTTGTGTTGGGCTACATAGCCATAGCACTTGAACACCCTTTAAAAATTGACAAAGCCGCAACTTCGCTCATCACCGGTATGGTTTGTTGGGCGCTTTTTGTTTTTACCCATGTTGAGCCGTTGGAAGTTGAGCAAGGTTTGATGCACCACCTCTACGACATTGCCAACATTCTTTTCTTCCTGATGGGGGCGATGACCATTGTGGAGCTGGTGGATGCCCACGAAGGATTTGCCGTCATAACCAACCGCATCAAAACAACCAATAAGGTGAAGTTGATGTGGATTTTATGTACCCTCACTTTCTTTTTCTCGGCCGCGCTCGACAACCTGACTACCTCTATCGTGATGGTTTCGCTGCTCAGGAAACTGATCGCCAACAAACAATCAAGGTGGGTATTTGCCGGAATCATCATTATATCAGCCAACGCAGGTGGAGCATGGTCGCCGATTGGTGATGTAACCACTACCATGCTGTGGATTAAAGGTCAGTTACCCGATGTGGGAATCATTGTTTCGCACCTCATCATCCCCAGTCTTGTAGCCATGATTGTGCCCCTAACCATCATGTCGTTTATGCTGCGTGGAAACGTAGCCAGACCTCGAAAAGCGGAAGGTATTGATCATTACACCAACCCCACCACCAATTTTGAGCGCAGCTTTATTTTCGGGTTGGGATTGGCAGGTTTGCTGTTTGTACCATTCTTCAAGACCATTACCCATCTTCCTCCTTTCATGGGAATGATGCTGAGTTTGGGGGTTCTTTGGGCTACCACTGAAATCATTCACCGCAACAAAAACCGCGAGCAAAAATCGAAACTCTCAGTGCTGCATGTTCTTCAAAAAATTGACACTGCATCTGTGCTCTTCTTTCTGGGAATTCTTTTGGCCGTTTCTGCCTTACAAGAAGTTGGACACCTTGGAGCAGCCGCCAAGTTTCTCGACGAGAAAATAGGCAACCTATACGCCATCAACATGACCATCGGACTGCTTTCGGCCATTGTAGATAACGTACCGCTCGTGGCTGCTGCCCAAGGTATGTACCCAATGATTCCCGATACTGATTTTGAAGCGAGCGGAAGATTCTGGCAGTTCCTGGCATACTGCGCAGGTACAGGAGGTAGTGCTTTGATTATCGGATCGGCCGCCGGAGTGGCGGTGATGGGCCTTGAGAAGATTGACTTTGTGTGGTACATGAAAAAATTCTCATTATTGGCCATTAGTGGTTACCTGGCCGGAGCAGGAACCTATTACCTGATGTTTTCCTGA
- a CDS encoding amino acid dehydrogenase, which translates to MKDLLKRFEESQPEIVFEWKDAETEAEGWVVINSLRGGAAGGGTRMRQGLDKREVESLAKTMEVKFTVSGPPIGGAKSGINFDPRDPRKRGVLERWYKAVIPLLKSYYGTGGDLNVDEVHDVIPITESYGLWHPQEGVVNGHFNPRESEKIKKIGQLRFGVSKVVEDVTYTPDASKKYVVADLITGFGVAESVIHFYNLYHGGLQGKRVVVQGWGNVGSAAAYYLAQCGCKIVGIIDRVGGIIEPEGLSKETVKNLYLNKKGNELVAVNMLTFEEVNERIWDVQAEVFLPCAASRLVTKDQCDRMIRSGVEVISCGANVPFADPEIFYGPIAEYVDQHVSLIPDFIANCGMARVFAYCMKNNIELTDAAVFEDTSETIYQALEKVKARNPQTTGIASTAFEIALEQLI; encoded by the coding sequence ATGAAGGACCTGCTGAAGCGTTTTGAAGAGTCACAACCCGAGATTGTGTTTGAGTGGAAAGACGCTGAAACTGAAGCTGAAGGATGGGTGGTTATCAACTCACTGAGAGGGGGTGCAGCCGGTGGCGGAACGCGCATGCGGCAAGGACTGGACAAGCGGGAAGTGGAGTCGCTGGCCAAAACCATGGAGGTTAAGTTCACAGTTTCGGGTCCACCCATCGGAGGGGCCAAATCGGGTATTAACTTTGACCCCCGAGACCCTAGAAAACGCGGTGTACTGGAGCGGTGGTACAAAGCCGTTATCCCCCTGTTAAAGAGCTACTACGGAACCGGAGGCGATCTCAATGTGGACGAAGTTCACGACGTTATTCCCATCACTGAGAGCTACGGATTGTGGCACCCGCAGGAAGGGGTTGTGAACGGACACTTCAACCCGCGTGAAAGTGAAAAAATCAAAAAAATTGGCCAGTTGCGCTTTGGCGTTTCCAAGGTGGTTGAAGATGTAACCTACACACCCGACGCGAGCAAAAAGTACGTTGTTGCCGACCTCATCACCGGTTTTGGTGTGGCCGAATCGGTTATTCATTTTTACAACCTTTACCACGGCGGACTTCAGGGGAAGCGCGTTGTGGTTCAGGGATGGGGAAATGTAGGCTCTGCTGCTGCCTATTACCTTGCACAATGCGGATGCAAAATCGTTGGAATTATTGACCGCGTGGGAGGAATCATTGAGCCTGAAGGCCTCAGTAAAGAGACTGTAAAAAACCTGTACCTCAACAAAAAAGGCAACGAATTGGTGGCTGTCAACATGTTGACATTTGAGGAAGTAAATGAGCGCATCTGGGATGTTCAGGCCGAAGTTTTTCTTCCGTGCGCAGCCTCGCGGTTGGTTACCAAAGACCAGTGCGACCGCATGATTCGCTCGGGTGTTGAGGTGATTTCGTGCGGAGCTAATGTGCCATTTGCCGACCCTGAAATTTTCTATGGTCCTATTGCCGAGTATGTAGATCAACACGTGAGCCTCATCCCCGACTTTATTGCCAATTGCGGCATGGCACGTGTGTTTGCTTACTGCATGAAAAACAACATTGAACTCACAGACGCAGCCGTCTTTGAAGATACCTCTGAAACCATCTATCAGGCGCTTGAAAAAGTAAAAGCCCGCAACCCACAAACAACCGGCATTGCGAGTACCGCTTTCGAAATAGCGCTTGAGCAACTTATATAA
- a CDS encoding anhydro-N-acetylmuramic acid kinase has protein sequence MAETVRRVTGIMSGTSLDGLDLAYCAFPAKNLSDFRIVHAKTISYPAKWQQSLREAELATGTTLAKMHFDYAKYVAQCIKDFHREAELEAPELLAFHGHTLFHRPDLGFTFQLGSGAALAAATGIAVANDFRSANVAIGGQGAPLVPIGDRDLFPHYGACLNLGGFANISYTAEKQLVAYDICPANMALNDWVSRIQKTFDKNGHIAASGTVRRGLLNVLNSLQFYREPFPRSLGREWYLECFRPVAEQAALDVRDTLATLCEHIAMQIGTAIGTSGQADVLVTGGGAHNSFLMKRIRFHSEASIEVPERTIVDFKEALVFAYLGLLRLNGVSNCLQSYTGASRELISGQIHLG, from the coding sequence ATGGCAGAGACAGTAAGACGCGTCACAGGTATTATGTCGGGCACATCGCTCGACGGACTGGATTTGGCATACTGTGCCTTTCCTGCTAAAAACCTTTCCGACTTCAGGATTGTTCACGCAAAAACCATCTCCTACCCGGCTAAATGGCAACAGAGCCTTCGCGAAGCCGAACTCGCAACCGGCACCACATTGGCCAAGATGCATTTTGACTATGCTAAATACGTGGCGCAATGCATCAAAGACTTTCACCGTGAGGCTGAACTTGAAGCACCCGAACTCTTGGCATTTCATGGGCATACACTATTTCATAGGCCCGATTTGGGTTTCACTTTTCAGCTTGGGTCGGGAGCAGCGCTGGCTGCGGCTACGGGAATTGCGGTAGCGAATGATTTCCGCTCGGCAAATGTGGCCATTGGCGGTCAAGGTGCTCCGCTGGTACCCATTGGCGACAGGGATTTGTTTCCCCATTACGGCGCTTGTCTGAACCTCGGTGGATTTGCGAACATCAGCTACACCGCCGAAAAGCAACTGGTTGCCTATGACATTTGTCCGGCTAACATGGCCCTGAACGACTGGGTGTCGCGCATACAAAAGACTTTTGATAAAAATGGGCACATTGCGGCATCGGGCACCGTGAGAAGGGGTTTGTTAAATGTGCTGAATTCGCTTCAGTTTTACCGCGAGCCTTTTCCGCGCTCATTGGGAAGAGAATGGTACCTTGAGTGTTTCAGGCCCGTAGCTGAACAAGCTGCTCTGGATGTTCGAGATACCCTCGCCACACTTTGCGAGCACATTGCCATGCAGATAGGAACGGCTATTGGAACTTCCGGCCAGGCAGATGTCCTTGTCACGGGTGGGGGCGCCCACAACAGCTTCCTCATGAAGCGCATCCGTTTTCACAGCGAGGCCAGTATTGAGGTGCCGGAGCGCACCATTGTTGATTTCAAAGAAGCGTTGGTTTTTGCCTATTTAGGACTTCTCAGGTTGAATGGAGTATCCAACTGCCTGCAATCGTACACCGGAGCATCACGCGAGCTCATTTCAGGACAAATTCACCTTGGCTAA
- a CDS encoding acyl-CoA dehydrogenase: MDFLLTEEQMAVRDAARDFAQNILKPGVIERDTHQRFPEAEIKQLGELGFLGMMVDPKYGGGGMDTISYVLAMEEISKIDASASVVMSVNNSLVCWGLEQFGSEEQKQKFLVPLAKGEIIGAFCLSEPEAGSDATSQRTTAIDKGDHYLLNGTKNWITNGGTASVYLVMAQTDVEKGHRGINCLIVEKGMEGFTVGAKEDKLGIRGSDTHTLMFQDVKVPKENRIGEDGFGFKFAMKTLSGGRIGIASQALGIASGAYELALAYSKERTTFGKPISQHQAIAFKLADMALEIENARNLCLKAAWLKDSGMDYELAGSMAKVYSSEVAMRVTTEAVQVHGGYGYVKEYHVERLMRDAKITQIYEGTSEIQRIVISRAILKD; the protein is encoded by the coding sequence ATGGACTTTTTATTGACCGAAGAGCAGATGGCCGTGCGTGATGCGGCCCGTGATTTTGCCCAAAATATTCTCAAGCCGGGTGTCATTGAACGCGATACCCACCAGCGTTTTCCCGAAGCAGAAATCAAACAGCTTGGTGAGCTGGGTTTTCTCGGAATGATGGTGGACCCCAAGTACGGTGGCGGCGGAATGGACACTATCAGCTATGTGCTGGCCATGGAGGAAATCTCCAAGATTGACGCCTCGGCATCGGTGGTGATGTCAGTAAACAACTCGCTTGTGTGCTGGGGTCTTGAACAATTCGGTTCGGAAGAACAAAAACAAAAATTCCTGGTTCCGCTGGCCAAAGGCGAAATCATCGGTGCATTTTGCCTGTCGGAGCCTGAAGCCGGTTCGGACGCTACCTCGCAGCGCACCACGGCTATTGACAAAGGCGACCACTACCTGCTGAACGGAACCAAAAACTGGATTACAAACGGAGGAACTGCTTCGGTATATCTTGTGATGGCACAAACCGATGTGGAAAAAGGTCACCGTGGAATCAATTGCCTCATCGTAGAGAAAGGCATGGAAGGATTTACAGTTGGCGCAAAAGAAGACAAACTCGGCATTCGCGGCTCGGATACGCACACGCTGATGTTTCAGGATGTGAAGGTTCCCAAAGAAAACCGCATCGGTGAAGATGGGTTTGGATTTAAATTCGCCATGAAGACACTGAGCGGCGGCCGTATCGGTATCGCGTCACAGGCTTTGGGAATTGCATCAGGAGCATACGAACTCGCGCTTGCATACTCTAAAGAGCGCACTACCTTTGGCAAGCCCATTTCGCAGCACCAGGCCATTGCCTTTAAGCTTGCCGACATGGCCCTTGAAATTGAAAACGCACGCAATCTGTGCCTGAAAGCCGCCTGGTTAAAAGACAGTGGAATGGATTATGAGTTGGCGGGCTCTATGGCTAAAGTGTACTCCTCGGAAGTGGCGATGCGCGTTACCACTGAAGCTGTTCAGGTGCACGGTGGCTACGGGTACGTGAAAGAATACCACGTAGAGCGATTGATGCGCGACGCCAAGATTACCCAGATTTACGAGGGTACTTCAGAGATTCAGAGGATTGTGATTTCGCGGGCAATTTTGAAGGATTAA
- the murF gene encoding UDP-N-acetylmuramoyl-tripeptide--D-alanyl-D-alanine ligase codes for MSIEELYTRFKAGNGVCTDTRNIVKGSIFFALRGARFNGNTFAAQALSEGSNYAVIDEDPEQWDDRFIRVDSALETLQKLATHHRRQFSIPVIALTGSNGKTTSKELMAAALAPVFRVHATRGNLNNHIGVPLTLLAMGHDAEIAIIEMGANQPNDIGELCAIAEPDFGIITNIGSAHLEGFGGKEGVRKAKGQMYDYHRTHKGKLFVHCNDATLMQMSEGMERITYATRMHDEASVCGQSEGSGLCMAFRWSSNDFSSDIIQTQLSGAYNVPNFMLAVCVAHYFDVPGKTICDALANYTPDNNRSQVVRAGSNTLIMDAYNANPTSTEAALQELARTSTPLSKMCILGDMLELGDDEETEHIRIAQLVRTLGLEGVFVGSAFCHAIEKAALPFPAFEDNKKAGSYLDTNRPVGKLILVKGSRGIQLEGLVPLLGA; via the coding sequence ATGTCAATCGAAGAGCTATACACGCGTTTTAAGGCGGGCAACGGTGTGTGCACCGATACTCGCAACATCGTTAAGGGAAGTATTTTTTTCGCCCTGAGGGGAGCGCGATTCAACGGAAATACCTTTGCTGCACAGGCCCTGAGCGAAGGAAGTAACTACGCCGTGATTGATGAGGATCCTGAGCAGTGGGACGATCGCTTTATCCGCGTGGATTCGGCGCTGGAAACGCTCCAAAAACTAGCTACACACCACCGTCGGCAATTCAGCATTCCTGTTATCGCCCTCACCGGAAGCAATGGCAAAACCACCAGCAAAGAGCTGATGGCTGCAGCGCTGGCACCGGTTTTTCGCGTTCACGCCACCAGGGGCAACCTCAACAACCACATTGGTGTGCCGCTTACCCTGCTGGCTATGGGCCACGATGCAGAAATCGCCATCATTGAAATGGGTGCCAACCAACCCAATGATATCGGTGAGCTCTGTGCAATCGCCGAACCAGATTTTGGCATTATAACCAACATAGGTTCTGCGCACCTCGAAGGCTTTGGCGGAAAAGAAGGGGTGCGAAAAGCCAAAGGTCAGATGTACGACTATCATCGCACCCACAAGGGCAAGCTCTTTGTTCATTGCAACGACGCCACGCTGATGCAAATGTCTGAAGGTATGGAGCGCATTACTTACGCAACACGAATGCACGACGAAGCTTCCGTTTGTGGCCAAAGCGAAGGCAGTGGGCTCTGCATGGCTTTTCGCTGGTCGTCGAATGATTTCAGCTCTGACATAATCCAAACACAGTTGAGCGGGGCTTACAACGTTCCCAATTTTATGCTCGCCGTTTGCGTAGCCCATTACTTTGATGTACCCGGCAAGACTATTTGCGATGCACTGGCGAACTATACGCCCGACAACAATCGCTCTCAGGTAGTTCGGGCAGGTTCAAACACGCTCATCATGGATGCCTACAACGCCAACCCTACCAGCACCGAGGCGGCCCTCCAGGAATTGGCACGCACATCAACCCCTCTCTCCAAAATGTGTATTCTGGGTGATATGCTGGAGCTTGGCGACGACGAGGAAACAGAGCACATCCGCATTGCGCAACTCGTGCGTACCCTGGGCCTCGAAGGGGTTTTTGTTGGATCGGCTTTTTGTCACGCAATTGAAAAAGCTGCACTTCCCTTCCCTGCCTTTGAAGACAACAAAAAGGCCGGTTCGTATCTCGATACAAACCGACCTGTGGGTAAGCTTATTCTTGTGAAAGGCTCCAGAGGCATTCAACTGGAGGGACTTGTACCGTTACTGGGTGCTTAA